ATCTGCAGGGCGCTCTGGCCGGAAcaggtctgtgtggtggtggtggtggtggtggtggtggtggtggtggtggtggtggtggtggtggtggtggtggtggtggtgatgatgatggtggtggtggtagtaatggtggtggtggtggtggtggtggtggtaatggtggtggtggtggtgatggttgtgatggtggtggtgatggtggtggtgatgatggtggtgatggtggtggtggtgatggtggtggtgatgatggtggtgatgatggtgatggtggtggtgatggtggtggtggtggtttatggtggtggtggtggtggtgatggtgatggtgatggtggtggtggtgatggtggtggtgatgatggtggtggtggtgatggtggtggtgatggtggtggtgatgatgttgatgatgttggtggtggtggtgatgatgatggtgttggtgatggtggtgatgattatgaaagtgatgatgacgacgacgatgatgatgacgatagtgataaaTATGATTGTGACAATACCGATTACATTAcagtgacgacgacaacgacgacgatgatgatgatgtcgataacgTTGGGAATAACTGGATATTACATTAATAACTATTATCATATGACcagggtgatgacagtggtgataatgatgctaGTGACAACAAGAACTGTAATAGaagtaaaaagcaacaacattacttaaacaaaaaacaacaacaacaacattactgtcCAGAGCTGAAACTGCTCAAAGCGCCCGTCATGATCCAGTTCAAAGCAACGTGACGCAACAACAGCATAGAAACCCGGTTTCTCCAGACTGACTACCCAGCCTCGCACTCCTCTCCAACCTTTGAAACAGTTACATTCAAGTGTGAAAACTAATACTTGAACAGAATGTcgacagtcaccagtatgtttgACGGGACATCAAACAAAGTCCTCCTCCAACATTACAGAATCTCTATGtcgacacaaaaagaaaagaaaagaaagaaaaaaaagaaagaaaaaacaacaacaaacaacccccctcccccaaaaaaaacaataacaaaacaaccaaaaaaaaaaaaaaaaaaacaaacacaaaaaataacaacaaaaacaacaacaaccaaaaaacaaaaaacccaaacaaaaaccaaacgacaacaaaaccaacaaaaaaacccacccaacaacTTACATTCAGTTCCTTCACACTTGTAAACCAATACTCTCGCTTGCATGCAGCTGAATAAGCACATTTTCCAAACCCATCACACGATACAATTGTCAAGTAAATGATACACATTTTATTCCGGAAACAACGCACTGTCTTCCACCTGTCTAggtccccccccgacccccccttcaCACTTCACTCTCTATTTTCGCCACTCCTCTTTCGTTGTTGACTGATTTGGGTTTTCACTCCTCTTTCGTTGTTGACTGATTTGGGTTTTCGTCACTCCTCTTTCGTTGTTGACTGATTTGGGTTTTCACTCCTCTTTCGTTGTTGACTGATTTGGGTTTTCACTCCTCTTTCGTTGTTGACTGATTTGGGTTTTCGTCACTCCTCTTTCGTTGTTGACTGATTTGGGTTTTCGTCACTCCTCTTTCGTTGTTGACTGATTTGGGTTTTCACTCCTCTTTCGTTGTTGACTGATTTGGGTTTTCACTCCTCTTTCGTTGTTGACTGATTTGGGTTTTCACTCCTCTTCGTTGTTGACTGATTTGGGTTTTCGTCACTCCTCTTTCGTTGTTGACTGATTTGGGTTTTTGTCACTCCTCTTTCGTTGTTGACTGATTTGGGTTTTCACTCCTCTTTCGTTGTTGACTGATTTGGGTTTTCACTCCTCTTTCGTTGTTGACTGATTTGGGTTTTCGTCACTCCTCTTTCGTTGTTGACTGATTTGGGTTTTCACTCCTCTTTCGTTGTTGACTGATTTGGGTTTTCACTCCTCTTTCGTTGTTGACTGATTTGGGTTTTCACTCCTCTTTCGTTGTTGACTGATTTGGGTTTTCGTCACTCCTCTTTCGTTGTTGACTGATTTGGGTTTTCACTCCTCTTTCGTTGTTGACTGATTTGGGTTAGGTTCAATCGACGGAAGGAAAGGagtgggccctgccttcctttaCTGAGCATCAGATACAAtggagatgaattcactgccctggtggACAGTAAAACTGTGCtctgtgaggaggaggagcaggaggaggagtacCGTCACACAAACTGGTGATGGTAGTCATTTTGTCGAAGTATTACTTTTCACATTCGTTTGCTATTGTTTCAATGGtttggggaggaaggggtgttgaAGGACGAGTTGGGGGAAGACAATCATGGTAGAAGGGGGGCGGAATCATGGCTATTGGACCTGTAACATTTTACATAACCTTgaaccgtgtctctctgtctgtgtgcccctgGCAGTGTACTTCAACAGCTACGGCCACTGCATCAAGGGCCGCCAGGGGCAGTACTTCTCGCTGCAGGACGAGTCCTACACGCTCCTGGCCACGGGCGCCATGGAGATCCACGAGACGCTCATCTGCATGGTGACCTTCCAGGCCCCTCCTGACGCCGGGGTCTGTCTCACCTTCAGGGACTACCTGGTGGAGGACTGCGGGGTCAGCCTGGACCTCTACCAGGGGCCCACGGCTTCCGGGAAACGATGGGTGGGTGGTGTACTggccagtgatgatgatgatgatgaggaggaggaggaggaggaagaggagggggaggactgcGGGGTCAGCCTGGACCTCTACTAGGGGCTCACGGCTTCCGGAAACCATTGGGTGGCTGCTGGGttcgccaagtattacacaactgcaacggtcagtctgcgcgcgctcccagccggtgctgcaccgcttataggccccctctgtcattcactaacaattcaacacctaaacaacgatgggatgacaagttttgatccctctcactaatttactaataattcaagcattaaacaataacgcgataacaaattattaatcaacttcacagaaaaatcacttatctttgctttgacacttgtaggctgtctttcacatacacatacatactggccacagtggttttaacacttgaccgtttcggccctatacacaatttcaaatatttctaataatttgttatcgcgttattgtttaatgcttgaattattagtaaattagtgagagggatcaaaacttgtcatcccatcgttgtttagttgttgaattgttagtgaatgacagagggggcctataagcggtgcagcaccggctgggagcgcgcgcagactgaccgttgcagttgtgtaatacttggcgaacccaccacgagagaagtgtgtgtgggcagtatttgaaattgtgtatagggccgaaacggtcaagtgaaTGACAGAATATTAGaagaggacatttttttttttttttttttctccaaaataaaatctgctactcaaaaacacccagatgcacccttccactgactaagaggagacaacctcacaaaatccccaatcccacggctttcatacagtaccaatgggatgaatggctgttgggttaaacagtcactaactgtatgcagtctggccttagggcgacaccaggctgacggactccacacagatggacatccattgcccttccctgataagaggctctgtcagggtgaccgaatattttccctcaccacatagaacacccttctatggataccaacaaaaccctgtctcgcgtgcacctcggggatcagctgcatagcacgagacataaattcagatccccaaaaccccaaaacaggcgtggcaaaagaggtgggaaaagatcgtgcttaggtagcagaatgacaaaagcagagcgggctgtcaaagaaattctttagaatcgcagttgattgttccagcgcaagaatgagaatctcaacaattgagaaattggcatatgattttgacattctatgtctccaagagaccaggacaagtgcagacagaccaatacattttgagaatttcacagtctttcaaaggaatgaaggaagagggggtagcaatcatactgaacaaaaacctaaaaaacaaagtttccaccataaatctagagaaatggtgtagcaactcatgtgaattattgggggttcgtcttgacaaacctgacggagttcacaaaagcatcgtgctcatcaatgcctacgttcacccaggaacctgcacaacaaaagagaattgggcctttttagaggaaatagagaacgaacttggagactcgtcattatctgtggagacctcaatgcaagatcaaagttatgggaccagcggaacacaaacccacaaggactcgcacttgaaggaatgataggggaaattcttcttagccctttaacaaccacaatccccaactcgccttggaacaagacaagggggacagtgacagtgtgatcgacatcgctctaacatctccaaaattcagagcagaaatgaatgcagagacacttccataccaaggcagcgaccacctcccggtagctttcagtctacagaaactgtccgataaaccctgtatgaaactgcgtgatccatttcagtatgaaaccaaagagacaaccgtcatcgaaaattaagacgcagaagaaacaaaagaacggcactgaacaggatgcaaactattcagcccccatggtggaataccgacacagagagagcctggatagaaaaacatgcggctgtcaagctttggcaaaaagaaagaacaaaaccatctccggacaaagatattgaaacaaaaatgaaagaaaaaactaaacagtttgaagtcattgctcaagaggccaaaaatgacaagtggaaacagttttgcgaggcactcagttatgacacaaacattgacagagttctggcaattttatcgtcgcatggaagggagaaacgtgcacaacaacaaccccagacatgttagacactgacggaaccaagcttaagacaaatgaagaaaaaggatctgccttgctcaaacgtttcatacaacagagtgatcaaagaaacttagatgagaaaaagaaatatgttgaggagttaaaaccaaacccttatgcagactggacctgatgatgacttgacagtggatgatctaaacgaggcaatagctaaatgcaagaaagaatcggctcctggcccagacaaagttcgttactcagacatcaaggagctatcggaagaagacagaagcaaacttttcaatctatatcaaaacagtctccacaatggtcaggtgccggaggactggacacacagcttctt
This genomic interval from Babylonia areolata isolate BAREFJ2019XMU chromosome 8, ASM4173473v1, whole genome shotgun sequence contains the following:
- the LOC143285317 gene encoding uncharacterized protein LOC143285317: MEGVRRGRMGRGKGRGVPLLRDVTVLAVMLCLLENLQGALAGTVYFNSYGHCIKGRQGQYFSLQDESYTLLATGAMEIHETLICMVTFQAPPDAGVCLTFRDYLVEDCGVSLDLYQGPTASGKRWVGGVLASDDDDDEEEEEEEEEGEDCGVSLDLY